Proteins encoded by one window of Antechinus flavipes isolate AdamAnt ecotype Samford, QLD, Australia chromosome 4, AdamAnt_v2, whole genome shotgun sequence:
- the C4H1orf52 gene encoding UPF0690 protein C1orf52 homolog encodes MAAEEKDPLGYFAAYGGSSNSGSSSSSSSEDSEPEETGRVTREPAKPATGGGAAGGMRLPKPDELFRSVSRPAFLYNPLNKQIDWERHVRKAPEEPPKEFRAWKNNAVPPPESYGVKEKKPPPPPELDMAIKWSSMYEDNGDDAPQNAQKVKLLPEGEETLESDDEKDEPTSKKRKVETEQGKKKK; translated from the exons ATGGCCGCTGAGGAGAAGGACCCACTGGGCTACTTTGCTGCCTACGGCGGCAGTAGCAACTCCGGGTCGTCGTCGTCCTCGTCTTCAGAGGACAGCGAGCCGGAGGAGACGGGCCGAGTGACCAGGGAGCCGGCCAAGCCGGCCACGGGGGGCGGCGCGGCAGGGGGGATGCGGCTGCCCAAGCCGGACGAGCTGTTCCGGAGCGTGTCCCGGCCGGCTTTCCTCTACAACCCGCTTAACAAGCAGATTGACTGGGAGCGGCATGTCCGGAAGGCGCCCGAAGAG CCCCCCAAGGAGTTCCGAGCCTGGAAGAACAACGCCGTGCCGCCCCCCGAGTCGTACGGAGTCAAAGAGAAGAAGCCACCGCCTCCTCCCGAACTGGACATGGCCATCAAGTGGTCCAGCATGTACGAGGACAACGGGGACGATGCCCCCCAGAATGCTCAAAAAGTGAAGTTACTGCCTGAAGGAGAGGAGACTCTGGAGTCAG atgatgaaaaagatgAACCTACTTCAAAAAAACGTAAAGTGGAAACtgaacaaggaaaaaagaaaaagtaa